The stretch of DNA AAAACCTTGTTGGAAGCGGGCCTGAGTGAAATGGAGGCCATGGTCTACCTGAGTTTGCTTAAAAAGCCGGCGGTCAGCACCTGGGATTTGGTGATTCGTACCGGGCTCTCCAAAAGTGGGGTGTATCGCACGGTGGAACAGCTCATGAACCGCAAATTGGTGGCTCGCGATAAAGAGGGCATTCGTGCACTTTCCCTCAAAGCCTTGGTGGCAGACCTCAGTGGCAAAGAACGAAAACTGCGAAAAACAGCGCTCGACCTCAAACAAATGGCGCCTTTTTTAAAGATGGGAAACGATGCGGTGGAACGATTTGAACCCCTGTACACAAAAGACCAAATCGATGAGGCGTTTATGTTTATGGCGGAGCATGAGTACGGGGTTTGCTTGGACTTTGGAGATTGTGAATCCTTGTTTCCTCGTATAGGTGGGGTGAAGGCCGGGCACAACTTCCGCGATGAACGGGTGAAACACGCAAAAAGTGAAGCGATTCTCACCACCTGGGGGGATTATTCCGAGTATTTTTCAAGGCTGGTGGACAAGGATCGATTCCAGTTTGAGATTAACTATTTGAATCTGGATTTTAAGGACAAATTCGTGGTTTTGAACGATGAGAGTGATTATGTTTTTTTCACCCGTGTTGAAGATGAGGAACTTCAGGCGTACTTGGTGAAATCTAAGTCGATTGCCGACATTCAGCGCGCCCAGTTCAAAGCTTTTTCCCAACAACTTGGGAATAGATAACAGGTTTGTTGGGCGCTGATTGCTTTAAAACTTGCGGCTCTTTTTGCTTGTCTTATGATGGGGCCCATTAAATGCATTCTATGAATACCTGTCACCACTGCTCTCAACCCTTTGAAATCACGGACAGCGACCGTGCGTTTTATCAAAAAGTAGAGGTTTCTGAACCGACGCACTGCCCGGCTTGCCGCCTGCAACGCCGACTTGCGTACCGCAACGAGTCGCATTTGTACCAGCGCACTTGTGACCTCTGCCAAAAGGGCGTTTTCTCGCTCTATGATATGGATGCACCTTTCCCGGTTTACTGTACGGACTGCTGGTGGAGCGACCGCTGGGATCCGGAAGCGTATGGCCGGGATTACGATTTCAATCGGCCATTCTTTGAACAGTTTGCCGAGCTGCTCACGGTGGTGCCACAGGCGTGTACCCTTCAACTCAACAACGAAAATTCGGAGTTCAACTCGCTTATTGCCTATTCTAAAAATGCCTACATGTGTGCGGGTAGTTATTTTATGGAAGATTCGTATTACTGTCGCAAAAGTCAGTACTGCCGTGACTGCATGCACAGCCACTTTTTGGATCACTGTGAGTTGGTGGCCTACAGCACAAATTGTAAAAACTGCTACAGCGCGCATCATTTGCTCAACTGCCGAAACTGCTCGGCTTCTGCGTATTTGGCCAACTGCAGCAATTGTAAAAACTGCTTCATGTGCAGCGATCTTAATGAGAAAGAGTATCACTTTAAAAATCAAGCGGTTGGCAAAGAAGAATATGAGCGACTTCGAAAAGAATACGCACAAAAAGATCCCAAGGCCGTGATGGAGGAATTCATGGCGTTCAATCAAAGCGTGCCCAAGCGGAATCTGAACTTATTGAATTGCGAGAATTCTACGGGGGACTACCTCAGCAGTGCCAGCAACGCGGAGGTCTGTTTTGATTCTTTCGACATCCAAGATTCAAAATACTTAACGGAATGCGTCACGGTGAAAGATTCCATGGATCTCACCTGCCACGACAAAGAGATCCAATTGTGCTACGAAATGGTGACGGGAGGGGAGAGCAATTACCAATCCAAGTTTGGCGTGTGCAGCTGTGCTGGGCCCAACAATTCCTACTGCCTCAGCACCTTTTATCTTTCCGATAGTTTTGGATGCATCAGTTTTCATTCCCGCAAACGCAATTGCATTCTCAACAAAGCCTATTCGCCTGAGCGCTATGCGGAGCTGAAGGCACGGATCGTGGAACACATGAAATCCACGGGGGAGTGGGGAGAATTTTTCCCCATTGCGAATAGCACCTATGCGTACAACCAGACTTTGGCTCAGGTTTATTTCCCGCTCACCAAAGAGACTGCCCTGGCTCAAGGCTACCGCTGGAAAGAGGAAGTCGAGCGCGGAGATGGCCCCAGCGCTGCACTCCGTTGTGAAGCATGCAACAAGGCCTACCGCACGGTCCCGCAAGAGAAAAACTTGGCGGGGAAGATTGGAGTGGAGAGCTCTAGCAAATGCCTCGAGTGCATGGAT from Candidatus Gracilibacteria bacterium encodes:
- a CDS encoding helix-turn-helix domain-containing protein — protein: MSLNKSLEKTLLEAGLSEMEAMVYLSLLKKPAVSTWDLVIRTGLSKSGVYRTVEQLMNRKLVARDKEGIRALSLKALVADLSGKERKLRKTALDLKQMAPFLKMGNDAVERFEPLYTKDQIDEAFMFMAEHEYGVCLDFGDCESLFPRIGGVKAGHNFRDERVKHAKSEAILTTWGDYSEYFSRLVDKDRFQFEINYLNLDFKDKFVVLNDESDYVFFTRVEDEELQAYLVKSKSIADIQRAQFKAFSQQLGNR